A window of Apium graveolens cultivar Ventura chromosome 8, ASM990537v1, whole genome shotgun sequence contains these coding sequences:
- the LOC141678761 gene encoding uncharacterized protein LOC141678761, which yields MTQFLRLNFSKTISICISGIIGLTIAHKFLLEPDLSVAVVDADVPCYGATSADASNVTELVSRRDDAVTFLQMQPIPAKCDGCEGFMDLHPLLLVVASEEIRCSDPVQHGRDSSLRDKYEPRVGAVIHSLTAIHFYSLRSHSYVHVLRFRSTVYMVRCSSKLVAIGLATQGYIWMVHKTTGMPKWELATRSRHLWEEFVNTVTHQGLDPLHLLGWKKTGSLLVGKTAEESIVLKQRVHQLSKAGFKAQFLSSTDLLVQEPALELDK from the exons ATGACTCAATTTCTTCGCTTAAACTTCAG TAAGACCATCTCGATATGCATCTCTGGTATCATCGGGTTGACTATTGCTCACAAGTTCCTTTTAGAGCCTGATCTCTCTGTTGCTGTTGTGGATGCTGATGTTCCCTGTTATGGCGCCACGAGCGCAG ATGCTTCAAATGTCACTGAATTGGTCTCACGTCGAGATGATGCTGTCACTTTCTTGCAGATGCAGCCCATCCCTGCAAAGTGCGATGGTTGTGAAGGATTCATGGATTTGCATCCTCTGCTCTTGGTTGTGGCAAGTGAAGAGATAAGATGTTCTGATCCAGTACAACATGGCAGGGATAGTTCATTAAGGGATAAATATGAACCTCGTGTTGGAGCTGTTATTCATTCTCTTACAGCTATCCATTTCTACTCATTAAGATCTCACAGTTATGTTCATGTTTTGAGATTCCGATCAACTGTGTATATGGTCAGATGTAGCTCAAAACTAGTGGCTATTGGTCTTGCTACACAA GGATACATATGGATGGTACACAAGACGACTGGTATGCCTAAGTGGGAGCTAGCTACTCGAAGCCGGCATCTCTGGGAGGAGTTTGTAAACACTGTTACTCACCAAGGACTTGATCCTCTACATTTACTTGGCTGGAAAAAGACCG GGAGTTTGTTAGTTGGTAAAACTGCTGAAGAATCTATCGTATTAAAACAGAGGGTACATCAGCTGTCTAAGGCTGGGTTCAAGGCCCAGTTCTTGTCAAGTACTGATCTGTTGGTACAGGAACCTGCGCTTGAGCTTGACAAATAA